The Nodosilinea sp. FACHB-141 genome has a segment encoding these proteins:
- a CDS encoding FAD-dependent oxidoreductase, whose translation MAKPIIFTVDDDLDVLQAIARDLRRHYGEHYRVMRASSGAVAFESLQQVVQRGDPVALLLVDQRMPEMSGVEFLEQAIKLVPDVKRALLTAYSDTDAAIRAINEVGLDYYLMKPWDPPEENLYPVIDDLLADWQANFRPPFEGIRVVGDRWNPQSHEIKDFLARNQIPYRWLDVERSEEARTLAGCVTQAKLPLVLFPDGDPLRQPTTAELAARIGLQTTAAKPFYDLVIVGGGPAGLAAAVYGASEGLHTVLIEREAPGGQAGTSSRIENYLGFPVGLSGSDLARRAVSQARRFGVEILTPQSVQSLRTDNDYRLLTLSDGSEISAHAVILALGVSWRRLDTTGLEQFTGAGVYYGAAQTEALACEGEDVYIIGGANSAGQAAMNFAKYAKSVTMLVRGDSLTKSMSQYLIDQIAATDNITVQTHTSVIEAKGGTQLEALVLQNVITGATETVPAQSLFIFIGATPHTDWLEDLVQRDARGYLLTGPDLGSSGVPPHQVWSQERPPFLLETSLPGVFAVGDVRCGSIKRVASGVGEGSICVQFVHQYLGAVR comes from the coding sequence CCGATTATTTTCACCGTCGATGACGACCTAGATGTGCTGCAAGCGATCGCCCGCGACTTGCGGCGACACTACGGCGAGCACTACCGCGTCATGCGGGCCAGTTCTGGGGCAGTGGCCTTTGAATCCTTGCAACAAGTCGTTCAGCGCGGCGACCCGGTAGCGCTGCTGCTGGTCGATCAGCGCATGCCCGAGATGAGTGGGGTGGAGTTTTTAGAGCAGGCCATAAAGCTGGTGCCCGACGTCAAGCGGGCCTTGCTCACCGCCTACAGCGATACCGATGCCGCCATTCGCGCTATCAATGAGGTCGGCCTTGACTACTACCTGATGAAGCCCTGGGACCCGCCGGAGGAAAACCTGTACCCGGTAATTGATGACTTGCTGGCCGATTGGCAGGCCAACTTTCGGCCCCCCTTCGAGGGCATTCGGGTGGTGGGCGATCGCTGGAATCCCCAGAGTCACGAAATCAAAGACTTTCTGGCCCGTAACCAGATCCCCTACCGCTGGCTGGATGTGGAGCGCAGCGAGGAGGCTCGCACCTTGGCGGGCTGCGTGACCCAGGCCAAGCTGCCCCTGGTGCTGTTTCCCGATGGAGACCCCCTGCGCCAGCCCACCACCGCCGAGCTGGCGGCTCGCATTGGTCTGCAAACCACGGCGGCCAAGCCCTTCTACGACTTAGTGATTGTCGGGGGCGGCCCCGCTGGGCTGGCGGCGGCGGTCTACGGCGCTTCTGAAGGGCTGCATACGGTACTAATCGAGCGCGAGGCCCCCGGTGGCCAGGCGGGCACCAGCTCCCGCATTGAAAACTACCTGGGCTTTCCGGTGGGGCTGAGCGGCAGCGACCTGGCTCGCCGCGCCGTCAGCCAGGCCCGCCGCTTTGGGGTTGAAATTCTCACCCCTCAGTCGGTGCAGTCATTGCGAACTGACAACGACTACCGGCTGCTGACCCTCAGTGACGGCAGTGAAATCAGCGCCCATGCGGTGATTTTGGCTCTGGGGGTCTCGTGGCGGCGGCTCGACACGACGGGGCTGGAGCAGTTTACCGGGGCGGGGGTCTACTACGGCGCGGCCCAAACCGAAGCCCTGGCCTGCGAAGGGGAAGATGTGTACATCATTGGCGGGGCCAACTCCGCCGGGCAAGCGGCGATGAACTTCGCCAAGTACGCCAAGTCGGTGACGATGCTAGTACGGGGCGACTCGCTGACCAAGAGCATGTCGCAGTACCTAATTGACCAAATTGCCGCGACAGATAACATCACCGTGCAGACCCACACCAGCGTGATCGAAGCCAAGGGCGGTACACAGCTAGAGGCGCTAGTGCTGCAAAACGTCATCACTGGGGCCACCGAAACCGTGCCCGCCCAGTCGCTATTCATCTTTATTGGGGCCACTCCCCATACCGATTGGCTAGAAGATTTGGTGCAGCGTGATGCTCGGGGCTACCTGCTCACCGGGCCAGACTTGGGCAGCTCTGGCGTGCCGCCCCATCAGGTGTGGTCGCAGGAGCGGCCTCCCTTTCTGCTGGAGACCAGCCTACCCGGCGTGTTTGCGGTGGGCGACGTGCGCTGCGGCTCGATCAAACGGGTGGCCTCTGGCGTGGGCGAAGGGTCGATCTGCGTGCAGTTTGTTCACCAGTATTTGGGGGCGGTGCGATGA